The following proteins are encoded in a genomic region of Brachypodium distachyon strain Bd21 chromosome 1, Brachypodium_distachyon_v3.0, whole genome shotgun sequence:
- the LOC100820876 gene encoding pentatricopeptide repeat-containing protein At1g13040, mitochondrial, translating to MFLARRPSGLSHFSRIRVLHTVSWIFPPSRQARFFSGCSDDATTNSPGRLSELFRPVRMDISGIILQALERSMCSEPLVELERLDVELDPIVVNLVVRGLSDSETAVRFYWWAESRPGFDHSQFAIAYLVSLLFMDGNFALLSEFLGRVKSQGVALHRSLYRILLSGYVRAGKFDSVIETFDEMVMSGCREFGVDYNRYIGVLVKNCCFDLVEKYYDMALAKGFCLTPFTYSRWISALCQSNRIELVQELLVDMDKLGCSPDIWACNIYIYYLCKQNRLPDALQMVEKMRTKGTSPDVVTYQTVVSGLCDNKKFAEAIGLWEEMVKRDLKPDVFSCGALIFGLCKNNKVDEAFELASRMLTLDIELSVCIYNALISGFWRAGSIDKAYKIISFMRTNGCEPDIVTYNILLNHYCTIGMMEKAEKLIRKMETSGVNPDRYSYNQLLKGLCKTHQLDKAFAFVSDHMEVGGFCDTVSCNILIDAFCKTKKVKSALELFKEMGYKGMQADAVTYGTLINGLFSVGYYNLAEELFEQMLNAQIDPNVNLYNIMLHHLCKVGHFKRAQTIFSHMIQKEVSPDTVTFNTLIYWLGKRSRAIEALNLFKDMRTRGVEPDTLTFKYLISGLLDEGKSTLAYEVWEYMMENGIILDREVSERLISVLKSKNK from the coding sequence ATGTTCTTGGCCAGACGACCATCTGGGTTGTCTCATTTTAGCAGGATCCGTGTCCTTCACACCGTTTCCTGGATATTTCCACCATCGAGGCAGGCACGGTTCTTCAGTGGCTGCAGCGACGATGCCACCACAAATTCTCCTGGCCGTCTGTCAGAGCTTTTCCGCCCGGTTCGGATGGACATCAGCGGCATCATCTTGCAAGCACTGGAACGCTCTATGTGTTCGGAACCGTTGGTGGAGCTGGAGAGGCTCGACGTCGAGCTGGACCCTATCGTTGTCAACTTGGTGGTCCGGGGCTTGTCGGACTCGGAGACAGCGGTGCGGTTTTACTGGTGGGCAGAGTCGCGCCCAGGATTCGATCATAGCCAGTTTGCGATAGCGTACCTTGTGAGCTTGCTGTTTATGGATGGCAACTTTGCTCTGCTGTCGGAGTTCCTAGGGAGAGTGAAGAGCCAGGGGGTGGCATTGCATCGGTCTCTTTATCGGATCCTTTTGTCCGGCTATGTACGAGCTGGCAAGTTTGATTCGGTCATAGAGACGTTTGATGAGATGGTCATGTCCGGTTGCCGTGAGTTTGGTGTCGATTACAACAGGTACATAGGTGTTCTAGTTAAGAATTGTTGCTTTGATTTGGTGGAGAAATATTATGACATGGCGCTTGCAAAAGGTTTTTGTCTGACTCCATTCACTTACTCAAGATGGATCTCCGCATTGTGTCAGTCAAATAGGATTGAGCTTGTACAGGAGCTTCTGGTTGACATGGATAAATTAGGGTGTTCTCCAGATATTTGGGCGTGTAACATATACATTTATTATTTATGTAAGCAGAATAGGTTACCCGATGCATTGCAGATGGTAGAGAAGATGCGGACAAAAGGAACCAGCCCAGATGTCGTGACTTACCAAACAGTTGTCAGCGGTTTATGTGATAATAAGAAATTTGCAGAAGCAATCGGACTTTGGGAAGAAATGGTGAAGAGGGACCTGAAACCTGATGTTTTTTCTTGTGGTGCACTGATCTTCGGATTGTGCAAGAATAATAAGGTTGATGAGGCTTTTGAACTAGCTTCAAGGATGTTAACACTGGACATAGAACTGAGTGTCTGCATATACAATGCCCTGATAAGTGGCTTCTGGAGAGCTGGGAGCATTGATAAAGCTTACAAAATCATATCATTCATGCGGACAAATGGATGTGAGCCAGATATCGTCACATATAATATCCTTTTGAATCATTACTGCACTATAGGTATGATGGAGAAAGCTGAAAAATTGATAAGAAAGATGGAAACAAGTGGTGTAAATCCTGACCGGTACAGCTACAATCAGTTGTTGAAAGGACTATGCAAAACTCATCAACTGGACAAGGCATTTGCTTTTGTTTCTGATCATATGGAAGTTGGTGGGTTCTGTGATACTGTCTCCTGTAACATACTGATTGATGCATTTTGCAAGACCAAAAAGGTAAAATCTGCATTGGAGTTGTTTAAGGAAATGGGTTACAAGGGAATGCAAGCTGATGCTGTGACATATGGAACTCTGATCAATGGTCTCTTCAGTGTAGGATACTACAATCTAGCCGAAGAACTTTTTGAGCAGATGCTGAATGCTCAGATTGACCCTAATGTTAATCTGTACAATATTATGCTTCATCATCTGTGTAAGGTTGGTCATTTCAAACGCGCTCAGACAATATTCTCGCATATGATTCAGAAGGAAGTCTCACCTGATACTGTTACTTTTAACACGCTCATATATTGGCTTGGAAAAAGGTCAAGAGCAATTGAAGCCCTTAATCTGTTCAAGGATATGAGGACAAGGGGAGTAGAGCCAGATACATTGACATTCAAGTATTTGATTAGCGGTCTTCTCGATGAGGGGAAATCTACACTAGCTTATGAGGTATGGGAATATATGATGGAGAATGGTATCATTCTCGACAGAGAAGTTTCTGAAAGGTTGATAAGTGTGCTTAAATCAAAGAACAAGTAA
- the LOC100846042 gene encoding galactinol synthase 2, translating into MAPLMNGSCKSEEKKLPGAYVTFLAGTGDYWKGVVGLAKGLRAVKSAHPLVVAVLPDVPASHRQILASQGCLVRAIQPVYPPESQTQFAMAYYVINYSKLRIWEFVEYERMVYLDADIQVFSNIDHLFDLEKGSFYAVKDCFCEKTWSHTPQFKLGYCQQRPDKNVSWPADTPAPPPLYFNAGMFVHEPSMATARALLEKLVVTDPTPFAEQDFLNVFFRDAYKPIPLVYNLVLAMLWRHPENVELDAVKVVHYCAAGSKPWRFTGEEENMEREDVKMLVKKWWDVYNDDSLDFDDSYKELKKKSEAGGVVFDHEAGGKPARRGATAMADGAGAVKYSNTPSAA; encoded by the exons ATGGCGCCGTTGATGAACGGGAGCTGCAAAtcggaggagaagaagttgCCGGGTGCGTACGTGACGTTCCTGGCGGGCACGGGGGACTACTGGAAGGGCGTGGTGGGCCTGGCCAAGGGCCTCCGGGCCGTGAAGTCGGCCCACcccctcgtcgtcgccgtgctCCCCGACGTCCCGGCCTCCCACCGCCAGATCCTCGCCTCACAGGGCTGCCTCGTCCGCGCGATCCAGCCCGTGTACCCGCCGGAGAGCCAGACCCAGTTCGCCATGGCCTACTACGTCATCAACTACTCCAAGCTCCGCATCTGGGAG TTTGTGGAGTACGAGAGGATGGTGTACCTAGACGCGGACATCCAGGTGTTCTCCAACATCGACCACCTCTTCGACCTCGAGAAAGGAAGCTTCTACGCCGTCAAGGACTGCTTCTGCGAGAAGACATGGAGCCACACGCCCCAGTTCAAGCTCGGCTACTGCCAGCAGCGCCCCGACAAGAATGTCTCCTGGCCGGCCgacacgccggcgccgccgccgctctacTTCAACGCCGGCATGTTCGTGCACGAGCCGAGCATGGCCACGGCCAGGGCGCTGCTCGAGAAGCTCGTGGTCACCGACCCGACGCCGTTCGCGGAGCAGGATTTCTTGAACGTCTTCTTCCGGGATGCTTATAAGCCAATCCCGTTGGTGTATAATCTTGTTCTTGCCATGCTCTGGAGGCACCCCGAGAACGTCGAGCTCGACGCCGTCAAGGTCGTCCACTACTGCGCCGCG GGGTCGAAGCCGTGGAGGTTtacgggggaggaggagaacatggagagggaggacgtgaagatgCTTGTGAAGAAATGGTGGGATGTCTACAACGACGACAGCCTCGACTTCGACGATTCTTacaaggaattgaagaagaagagcgaggccggcggcgttGTCTTTGACCACGAGGCCGGCGGCAAGCCGGCGCGTCGTGGGGCGACCGCCATGgcggacggcgccggcgccgtcaaGTACTCCAAcacgccgtccgccgcctAG
- the LOC100822409 gene encoding transcription factor TGA2.1, with amino-acid sequence MADASSRTDTSTVVDNHSKNHRLEQGQSGALMASNSSDRSDRSDKPLDQKTLRRLAQNREAARKSRLRKKSYVQQLESSKLKLAQLEQELQKARQQGIFISSSGDQTHAMSGNGALTFDIEYTRWLEEQNKQINELRTAVNAHASDSDLRLIVDGIMAHYDEIFKVKGVAAKADVFHILSGMWKTPAERCFLWLGGFRPSELLKLLANHLEPLTEQQLLGLTNLQQSSQQAEDALSQGMEALQQSLAETLAGSLGTSGSSGSSGSSGNVANYMGQMAMAMGKLGTLENFLRQADNLRQQTLHQMQRILTIRQASRALLAIHDYFSRLRALSSLWLARPRE; translated from the exons ATGGCAGATGCTAGTTCGAGGACAGACACCTCAACTGTTGTAGATAACCATAGCAAGAACCACAGG TTAGAACAAGGACAAAGTGGGGCACTCATGGCTTCTAATTCTTCAGATAGGTCTGACAGGTCGGACAAACCTTTGGACCAAAAG ACACTGCGGCGTCTTGCTCAAAATCGCGAGGCAGCAAGAAAAAGTCGGCTGAGAAAAAAG TCATATGTGCAACAGCTAGAGAGCAGTAAGCTGAAACTTGCACAACTAGAGCAGGAGCTCCAGAAAGCTCGCCAGCAG GGGATCTTCATCTCCAGCTCCGGAGACCAAACCCATGCCATGAGTGGAAATG GGGCACTGACTTTCGACATCGAATACACTAGATGGCTTGAGGAGCAAAATAAGCAAATAAATGAGTTGAGAACTGCAGTCAATGCTCATGCAAGTGACAGTGACCTGCGCCTCATCGTAGATGGCATAATGGCACATTATGATGAAATATTTAAGGTCAAAGGCGTGGCGGCGAAGGCCGATGTGTTCCATATACTGTCAGGCATGTGGAAGACACCTGCTGAAAGGTGCTTCCTATGGCTTGGGGGTTTCCGCCCATCCGAGCTTTTGAAG CTCCTGGCGAATCACCTTGAGCCTCTGACTGAGCAGCAGCTTCTGGGGTTAACAAACCTCCAGCAATCTTCCCAGCAGGCAGAGGATGCACTGTCACAAGGGATGGAAGCCTTGCAGCAGTCCTTGGCAGAGACATTGGCCGGATCTCTCGGCACCTCAGGTTCTTCAGGTTCATCTGGTTCTTCAGGAAATGTGGCAAACTACATGGGTCagatggccatggccatgggcaAACTCGGAACGCTTGAGAATTTTCTTCGCCAG GCGGACAACCTGCGGCAGCAGACCTTGCATCAAATGCAACGGATCCTGACGATCCGGCAGGCCTCTCGTGCTCTCCTAGCTATCCACGACTACTTCTCACGTTTGCGTGCCCTGAGTTCCCTGTGGCTCGCGAGGCCACGGGAATAA